DNA from Prunus dulcis unplaced genomic scaffold, ALMONDv2, whole genome shotgun sequence:
CAAACCATCATGCTTTTGACTATTTGTCGAGTTCTTTGATTAGCTGGGACTTTAATGCTCTTTATCTCATAATTTGAGTTCTCTGGGCTCAAAGCAGCTGATGCCAATATATTTTGCAGCTCTTCTCTTCAATTTCTAGTGCTAATGAAGGCACATAAAGTGAAAGAGAATTATTGATGCCATTTTCCCTACTCATAGAGCATTTTTTACAGAAGCAATAGCTTTCTTTCGAAGGGTAAAGGTTGCTTCAACTTTTTGGATTTTATATCCAAAGAGTGTTCCCCCCCACGATGGTtttgtttgtgggttttgtaccCAGATTGGATCTGTCATCTAGAGAACTCAGTGAATGAGCTTTATGCCCAAAATGGATATATCACAGCGTATTTGATTGAGGGTTACAAACCCATGATGGATTTTgtatccaatatttttttggggtgtaAAACTCAAAGCCTTGATTGAAGGTGAAACACCCAGACTTTATTTCTAGGGTGTAATACCCAAACTTATTTTCATGGTGCAAACCCATATTTGTTTTCAGGGTAAAATACCCAAGTTTTGTTTTCAGGGTGCAAAACCcaatgctttgatttcaggGTTTATTTCCCAATAATGGATTGAATGTCcaagaaattttgatttaagggATGCCACCCCACATGGATTGTCATCCATTTGATTGATTaaagggttgccacccaacaTGGAGGACCTCAAGAGAGGAGCTTTGTTTCAGATGCATCTTTGATTGTTTCTGTCTTTTTCTCCTCTCCAGCCTTTGTGGCCTTGCGAACCTTCTTTTCTTCCGAAGCctcctcttttatttttgtatctgCAACCTCACGGCTGCCTCCCTCCTTCCCCTATCCTCCTCATTGCTTTTTATAGGCTTACTTTGGATTAGAACCAATTAGAGGacttttaattcttttccCCCTAAAGATCAGCTGAGCCCCACAAAAATTGGAACCGCCAACCTCTCTTGAGATTGGCTAGTCAAACTCCCATTGTTCTGAACTCCTTTCTTGCACCTCATTACCAAGCTTCAAGGAAAATGAGGGGACTTGCACGTGGGATCAACCCacttttgaattattttatcCTCCggctttgaaatttgaaaagcaTATGGGATAGTTGGATttacttcctttttcttttgtttctttgaaacACTTATCATCTATATTAGATAAAGGGTTGTTGGACGTGGGCTTAGACAAACACAACCCAagtaaattctttttattattttttttgggaatttttttggttcaacaataattatttttaattatagtgATAAAGGAAAATGCTCTTACATTTAACGGAAATTTTAACGGAGTTAGACATAGGTGGTGTGGATTGCAACACTCTACAAAGTTTAGGtggttaaaaattaaaattaaaagtttaggTAGTAATGGTGCACATACTTAAAAGTTCATGTGGGATTTATGCAAATTTCCCTTGATTTTATTAGCAAAAAGAAATTTGGTGggactttaatttaatattgtGGGGCAGCGCTCAGCAGCACGTTGTTTTTGTCTAAAACCAACGACtctaacaaaaaattaaaaataaataaaaataagagaagggttaattgaagaaattaaaaacagaaaatgactTATGACGTCACTATTGCATTGTTGTGAAGGAAAATTGTTGTGTGCACTGTATAAAGAGCAGAGATTTTGGgaacttttttttcaatcagaAATATTAAGGATTTTTCGCACCCGGTTCAGTTTGGTTCAGTCCAATTCGCTAACCAGAACTGattaaaaatgaagaagagagtGCAGTTTTGCCTCAGTTACTGTTAGTAACAACTAACAACTCAAAATTCAGTACGCAGTAAAATGACCATCATTCTTTTGTTACACTACAACAACATCTCAAATGCTAACTTATGTACATACACTACACTACTCATTATTACTCACATTTTCGTTCTCTAGATAGCCAAAAAAACAGAGACAAAACTACATTTTAGATCCGAAACTCAGCTACAAGATGTTATTTTTCTGTCCGTAATCtggaaaacagagaaaagggTTCACGGAAACCCCCAAGAATCTCATTAAGGATAACTTCTTTTCATATGACACGAATATATACAGCATCACGTGACTAACATGTGAGGATATTTTTCATCATCGAGGAGCGATGGTTGGGACAACACCACTGGAAAGATCACTTCCTATAACACTGGAGGACACATAGGATGTGTCTCTAGTCAAGTAGGATGATGAGGTTGGTGATTGGTCACTGTATTTGGCAGCAGACGGTGAAAATATGGTGTCAGCTGCCGGCAtgattttgattatgttttcaAGCTCCCTCACCACTTCCAGCATTGCTGGCCGCTTATCTTGCTTCTCATAACAACATCTAAGGGCCAAAGCTAGGAACCTCTCTACACATTCCGACGGATAGGATCCCATTCTGCTGTCTATAATGGAGAACATCAACCCGGCCTGATGAGCTAGATTCACCtgacaaataaatatatattttttttttcatgaattttatttttttggtatatgCAGATGGATCACAGAAAGAGCAGTGGTGTTTTAATGTGTTACCTCACGAACAATGTTTTTGCCATGTGATATTGGCAGCACACTAGTCAAGAGCTCCAGAAACACAATCCCAAGGCTATAGACATCGCTTTTGTCTGTCAACTTACTCGTCAAAAAGTACTCTGGATCCAGGTAACCCTGCACGTATGATTGgttccaaaacaaaagagtTATGGAACAAAGCATACTTCTTGGTTCTCAATTTCTCACAACGGATTTGAAAGTAGCAGATATTATATTATTCTTGATTCATTTCAAGCTTTGCAGAATCTAAACATACCGGTGTTCCTCTCACAGCTGTAGATACATATGAAGGTCCGGTCCCTTCATCATCCTGTAGAGGAGCAAGCCGTGAGAGTCCGAAATCGGCTACTTTAGCCATAAGGTTGGAGTCCAGAAGTATGTTGGTGGCTTTAATGTCTCGGTGGAATATGGGAGGATTTGCCTCATTATGGAGATAAAGAATGCCTTTAGCTGAACCCAATGCAATCTGTAACCTCATACCAAAGCTCAGGCTTCCTTTGGCCTTAACTGTCATATCACAGAAAGTACAGAACTTAAGAAGAAATTTCAATGCAGAATTAGCTAGATCAAACTCAAGCTGCAGAAAGAAATCTTGTCCCAAAATGGGGAATGATGAGAAGAACAATGGAAATAACCAAAGAGCATGGATGAATAGAAGGAGCCATTTAAGAAACTGGGAATGTTGGAAATTTCATACCACAAAGCCAGTCCCTTAAGGTACCATTGGGCATGAACTCATAAACCAGCATCTGCACAAGCACCAAGAACATAATTTGATTAATGATATTTACATTCATTTGATTCTAATACATTGAAGCACTCAACCAGCATCTGCACTAAAAAACCAGTTGCAACTTGGAAGCAATGACTAATTTCCTTAGACTGCAAACCTCGTACCTGCTCCCCTTCTTCATCACAATATCCCACCAAAGAGACCAAGTTTCGGTGATGTAATCTCGATAACAGTTCTATCTCGGTCAAGAATTCTTTTTCACCCTGCAAGGATCCTTCTTCCGCACGCTTTATGGCTACAATTGTGTCATCAGATAAAATACCTCTGTAAACTTTCCCATAACCTCCTCGTCCAAGTTCAGTTGAACTATCAAAATTCCTGGTAGCTAGTGTCATTTCTTTGAAAGTGAACGCCTTTACGCCATCAATTTTCATTGTAATCTTTGAGGCTGCAAAGAGTGATAAGAACTTATACCACTTTCTAGGATGATAAATGGATAATCAACCTGATAGTATCTCCAAGTATTCAGGACTTACATGAATGTCTCCTAGAAGGTGGTCTGTCCCGGTGTCTCGAGCATCTTGTGATCAGAAGCATGACAGTTGCAGAAAGAATGACAAACGATGCAACTGCCCCTGTTATAATAGCTGCCAAAATTCCCTTCCTAATGCCCATCCTTCGTGGCCCAATGATCACTATAACAACAATATAAGTGAAGTTACCACGATGCAGAATGAAATTAAGAACAAGAAACCTGCACTAAACCtgattctaaaataaaattaagaaacagaAGAGTTATGACATGCAGGAGGAACATTGACCAATATACTCATAGGCTGGTGCTGGTAGATGAGCAAATAGAAAAATGCAgcataatttcataaattagaCCAAAATGACTTGAAACATAGATGTCCAGGCTAAAGTACATACTATTTGAATAAGGTCCCAGCAGAGTGAAATTGAGAAGCTCATAAGGTCCAAAGAAATCAGTTCGAGGAAATTCCCACGATGTTAAAACTCCTCTAATTCGATGAACCTCACTAAAGTTGAATGTATTTGAGTGGGGATTAATGAACATAGGGAAAAGCTTCAAATGCATCTGTAGACGAGGTCCTTCTTGCCAGAAAATTGAATCAATTGATAATTGATAAAGGCTCAAGTCGAGAGATCTAGTTAAGTACATTTCAAACTTCTGAATATATGgaggaaaataagaaaaactaGGGCTTTTCAGACGATATTCAACTATTATAGGTGATGCACAAAAGCACGGCACTGGGGAAGATGGGACATATTCGTAGAAATTATCTGTTGGGCATGCTTGACTAGGGCAGGTCATTGTTTGagttgaatttgttgaacTATCAGGGATTC
Protein-coding regions in this window:
- the LOC117613564 gene encoding probable LRR receptor-like serine/threonine-protein kinase At1g06840 produces the protein MLRMRVSGCVIALWCSCFVLLAVAQVTNPSEVNALRAVKSSLSDPRKHLTNWNNGDPCKSHWTGVFCFNTVGADGYLHLEELQLLNMNLSGSLAPELGQLSHLLILDFMWNELSGTIPKEIGNMTSLKLLLLSGNKLSGSLPDELGYLSKLNRLQVDQNYMSGPIPKSFVNLVNVKHLHMNNNSFSGQIPSELSKVPTLLHLLFDNNNLSGYLPPELSNLPNLRIIQFDNNNFMGNEIPASYGNLSQLAKISLRNCSLQGEIPDFSRIPSLSYLDLSWNQLSGSIPSHRLSHNMTTIDLSDNQLNGSIPESFSDLPSLQKLSLENNLLTGSVPAIWWNVSFSTKARLKLDLRNNSLSNISGELNPPANVTLRLEGNPICKNASIQNVGQFCRSEAGGDGIPDSSTNSTQTMTCPSQACPTDNFYEYVPSSPVPCFCASPIIVEYRLKSPSFSYFPPYIQKFEMYLTRSLDLSLYQLSIDSIFWQEGPRLQMHLKLFPMFINPHSNTFNFSEVHRIRGVLTSWEFPRTDFFGPYELLNFTLLGPYSNMIIGPRRMGIRKGILAAIITGAVASFVILSATVMLLITRCSRHRDRPPSRRHSSSKITMKIDGVKAFTFKEMTLATRNFDSSTELGRGGYGKVYRGILSDDTIVAIKRAEEGSLQGEKEFLTEIELLSRLHHRNLVSLVGYCDEEGEQMLVYEFMPNGTLRDWLCVKAKGSLSFGMRLQIALGSAKGILYLHNEANPPIFHRDIKATNILLDSNLMAKVADFGLSRLAPLQDDEGTGPSYVSTAVRGTPGYLDPEYFLTSKLTDKSDVYSLGIVFLELLTSVLPISHGKNIVREVNLAHQAGLMFSIIDSRMGSYPSECVERFLALALRCCYEKQDKRPAMLEVVRELENIIKIMPAADTIFSPSAAKYSDQSPTSSSYLTRDTSYVSSSVIGSDLSSGVVPTIAPR